In one window of bacterium DNA:
- the murI gene encoding glutamate racemase → MPSWNIPQSQKSIGVFDSGIGGLTVVHALMKHLPHENITYFGDTARVPYGSKSAEVVREYAFEDTRFLMQQGVKIIVVACNTVSAVAIDDLKSHFDIPIVGMIQPGAEAACNASRNGRVGVIGTYATIGSDAYPRALRHCNDTFHTFSAACPLFVPLAEEGWGSHPVSAQIAAEYLQPIKKEQIDTLILGCTHYPILRDVIQRTIGEEVSLIDSGEAAAIEVERLLRESDLLNASAHQPNYSFFVSDVPQRFKQLGEIFLDKADLRVTRVHLA, encoded by the coding sequence ATGCCGTCGTGGAATATTCCTCAGTCACAGAAAAGTATCGGGGTGTTTGATTCCGGTATTGGCGGACTGACGGTGGTGCACGCGCTGATGAAGCATCTGCCGCATGAGAACATCACCTATTTCGGTGATACGGCACGCGTGCCTTATGGCAGCAAATCGGCGGAAGTCGTGAGGGAGTACGCGTTTGAAGATACCCGCTTCCTCATGCAGCAGGGAGTGAAGATTATCGTTGTCGCGTGCAACACCGTTTCAGCTGTTGCCATCGACGATCTCAAGTCTCATTTCGATATCCCCATCGTCGGCATGATTCAACCAGGTGCTGAAGCGGCTTGCAATGCGAGCAGGAATGGACGCGTCGGAGTGATCGGAACATACGCGACCATCGGCAGCGATGCCTATCCCCGCGCCCTGCGTCATTGCAATGACACGTTCCATACGTTCTCGGCAGCATGTCCCCTCTTCGTTCCACTTGCGGAAGAAGGGTGGGGATCTCACCCGGTATCCGCGCAGATCGCAGCGGAATATCTTCAACCCATCAAAAAAGAACAGATAGATACGCTCATCCTCGGTTGTACTCATTATCCCATCCTGCGTGATGTTATTCAACGCACGATCGGCGAGGAAGTATCACTGATCGATTCCGGTGAAGCGGCCGCAATTGAAGTTGAACGTCTGCTCCGGGAAAGCGATTTGCTGAACGCATCCGCACATCAACCAAACTATTCATTCTTTGTTTCCGATGTTCCGCAGCGCTTCAAACAGCTCGGGGAAATATTCCTCGACAAAGCCGATCTCCGCGTAACCAGAGTGCATCTCGCGTAA
- a CDS encoding methylmalonyl-CoA mutase subunit beta: MSAEEHGKKRDFLFEEFEAATKERWLELVERDLKGADFDKKLVWDSYEGFKVQPMYFREENAELKHLGSMPGFPPYLRDARLTGNTETPWSIMQTHASSARNELRREVQTGLQGGETRVGLRFHEALRRGTAIEQMQDLPEGGAWITDLEELREFLEDLPSFEGLDIDAGLSSPILLAAALEAGCRNVHTAMDPVTQLVERGESDCSFDTACRLMRDSVQAAGASGKSHRVISVSGEAWHNAGASAVEEIACVLSTAVEYLHQMQERGMNATATASRMRFTFPVGSTFFMEVAKLRAVRALWSRVTEAFAIEDTESARMCMHVRSSRWTQTAYDPYVNMLRATVQAMAGATGGAESIDIAPFDEVAGTPGPFSRRIARNVQIILQEEAHLAQVGDPAAGSYYVEHLTDSIMQHAWTLFQEIEQQGGILSALENGSVQERIRKTAEKKRKNISRRKDVIVGTNQYPNLSEKPLPTPSTSPVSNEALQRAYKEKCDARGPRDVQLQKLGELLREDSGNSIDAMRTALNEGITVPEILELIVSASADTTQVTPLPPFRASEEFERLRGTVEHMERKPRVFLATYGPVAWSRARATFASGFFGAAGMDIIDNLGFESPVEAAEAALQQDADILVACSEDARYAESVPEILRIVQEKKPGMLVVVAGNPADDVAALTEAGVHAFVHVRSDVGETLANVLQTLGIEIS, translated from the coding sequence ATGAGTGCAGAAGAACACGGAAAGAAACGCGATTTTCTTTTCGAAGAATTTGAAGCAGCTACAAAAGAGCGCTGGCTGGAACTGGTGGAGAGAGATCTCAAGGGAGCGGATTTCGACAAAAAGCTGGTATGGGACAGCTATGAGGGATTCAAGGTGCAGCCCATGTATTTCCGTGAAGAAAACGCGGAATTGAAACATCTTGGCAGCATGCCCGGTTTTCCTCCATATCTGCGCGATGCGCGCTTGACGGGAAATACCGAAACCCCGTGGTCTATCATGCAGACGCATGCCTCCAGCGCGCGTAATGAACTGCGCAGGGAGGTACAGACGGGACTGCAGGGCGGAGAGACGCGCGTGGGATTGCGATTCCATGAAGCATTGAGACGGGGTACGGCCATTGAGCAGATGCAGGATCTGCCGGAAGGCGGAGCCTGGATCACCGACCTGGAAGAGCTGCGTGAATTTCTCGAAGACCTGCCATCCTTTGAAGGACTGGATATCGATGCGGGCCTTTCCTCACCGATTCTGCTTGCTGCAGCCCTGGAAGCGGGATGTCGGAACGTACATACCGCAATGGATCCCGTTACACAGCTTGTAGAACGGGGAGAATCCGACTGTTCGTTCGACACGGCCTGTCGCCTGATGCGCGACAGTGTGCAGGCGGCTGGGGCATCGGGAAAATCACATCGTGTCATCAGTGTCAGCGGTGAAGCCTGGCACAACGCCGGCGCGAGCGCGGTGGAGGAAATCGCCTGCGTGCTGTCCACTGCCGTCGAATACCTGCATCAAATGCAGGAGCGGGGTATGAATGCAACAGCCACTGCGTCACGCATGCGATTCACCTTTCCGGTGGGAAGTACGTTCTTCATGGAGGTCGCCAAACTGCGCGCCGTACGCGCACTCTGGTCCCGCGTCACGGAAGCTTTCGCCATCGAGGATACGGAATCGGCACGCATGTGCATGCATGTGCGGAGTTCGCGATGGACGCAGACTGCGTACGATCCGTATGTCAACATGCTGCGCGCAACGGTGCAGGCAATGGCCGGAGCAACGGGCGGAGCGGAGAGTATCGATATCGCACCCTTCGATGAGGTGGCGGGTACTCCCGGACCGTTTTCCCGCCGAATCGCACGCAATGTGCAGATTATCCTTCAGGAAGAAGCACACCTCGCGCAGGTCGGAGATCCGGCAGCAGGTTCCTATTACGTGGAACATCTCACCGATTCAATCATGCAGCATGCATGGACGCTGTTCCAGGAGATTGAACAGCAGGGCGGCATCCTTTCCGCGCTGGAAAACGGAAGCGTGCAGGAGCGCATCAGGAAAACAGCAGAAAAGAAACGGAAGAATATTTCACGCAGGAAAGATGTCATCGTCGGTACGAATCAGTATCCGAATCTCTCGGAGAAACCGCTTCCGACTCCGTCCACATCCCCTGTTTCAAACGAAGCACTGCAGCGAGCATACAAAGAGAAATGCGACGCACGCGGTCCACGTGATGTGCAGTTACAGAAACTGGGCGAGCTGCTGCGTGAGGACAGCGGAAACAGCATCGATGCAATGCGCACCGCATTGAATGAAGGAATCACGGTGCCTGAAATTCTTGAACTGATTGTCTCCGCATCAGCTGATACGACGCAGGTAACCCCATTGCCGCCCTTCAGAGCGTCAGAAGAATTTGAGCGTCTTCGCGGCACGGTGGAGCATATGGAGCGGAAACCACGCGTGTTCCTCGCTACCTATGGTCCCGTCGCCTGGAGCCGCGCGCGCGCAACCTTCGCATCAGGATTTTTCGGTGCAGCGGGCATGGATATCATCGACAACCTGGGCTTCGAATCCCCTGTGGAGGCAGCGGAAGCAGCACTGCAGCAGGATGCAGATATCCTCGTTGCCTGCAGCGAAGATGCCCGGTATGCAGAGAGCGTACCTGAAATCCTTCGCATCGTGCAGGAAAAGAAGCCCGGCATGCTCGTCGTTGTCGCTGGAAATCCGGCAGACGATGTTGCTGCGCTTACCGAAGCGGGCGTGCACGCCTTTGTCCATGTCAGATCCGACGTGGGCGAAACGCTTGCAAACGTTCTCCAGACACTCGGAATTGAAATTTCATAA
- the scpA gene encoding methylmalonyl-CoA mutase has protein sequence MQTRDGAHGIADWEKALRAKDRDAASLLWNTPEHIDVKALYSEEDLEGLEHLDFASGIPPFLRGPYSTMYVSRPWTVRQYAGFSTAEESNAFYRRNLAAGQKGLSIAFDLATHRGYDSDNPRVIGDVGKAGVAIDSIHDMRILFDQIPLDKMSVSMTMNGAVLPVMALYIIAAEEQGVSMEQLSGTIQNDILKEFMVRNTYIYPPAPSMRIVSDIIAFTANNMPRFNSISISGYHMQEAGATADIEMAYTLADGLEYVRAGIDAGLSIDAFAPRLSFFWAIGMNFFMEIAKMRAARMLWAKIIKRFDPQNPKSMSLRTHCQTSGWSLTEQDPFNNVTRTCVEALAASMGHTQSLHTNALDEAIALPTDFSARIARNTQLFIQDETAVCRSVDPWAGSYYVERLTHELAHRGWTLIEEVEQLGGMTRAIEEGLPKMRIEEAAARKQARIDSGKDVIVGVNKYRLDEEDPIDILEVDNSAVLEAQKRRLARLRQERDNAAVEGALQQVTRTAEGSGNLLEACVNAARVGATVGEMSDAMEKVFGRHQAVIRSISGVYSSEAGDDDDFVAARALTDQFAEKEGRRPRVMIAKLGQDGHDRGAKVIATAFADLGFDVDIGPLFQTPAEAARQAAENDVHIIGVSSLAAGHKTLVPSLLEELRAVGRDDILVVVGGVIPAQDYEYLYKKGAVAVFGPGTVIPRAAQKLMHILLED, from the coding sequence ATGCAGACGAGGGACGGAGCGCACGGCATCGCTGACTGGGAAAAAGCACTGCGTGCGAAGGACAGGGACGCTGCATCGTTGCTCTGGAATACACCGGAGCATATCGATGTGAAGGCCCTGTACAGCGAGGAAGATCTTGAAGGACTCGAACACCTGGATTTTGCTTCCGGTATTCCGCCGTTTCTGCGTGGTCCGTACAGCACGATGTATGTATCGCGTCCATGGACCGTACGTCAGTACGCGGGCTTTTCCACGGCAGAAGAATCGAACGCCTTTTATCGCAGGAATCTCGCGGCGGGACAGAAGGGGCTTTCCATCGCCTTCGACCTGGCGACGCATCGCGGATACGATTCCGACAACCCGCGTGTGATCGGTGATGTCGGCAAGGCCGGCGTGGCCATTGATTCCATTCACGACATGCGCATTCTGTTCGATCAGATTCCGCTCGATAAAATGTCTGTCTCCATGACGATGAATGGTGCTGTTCTCCCCGTGATGGCACTCTATATCATTGCCGCGGAGGAACAGGGTGTGAGCATGGAGCAGCTAAGCGGCACCATTCAGAACGACATCCTGAAAGAATTCATGGTGCGGAACACGTATATCTATCCCCCCGCACCGTCCATGCGTATTGTCTCCGATATCATCGCCTTCACCGCGAACAACATGCCGCGCTTCAATTCGATTTCCATTTCAGGATATCACATGCAGGAAGCAGGCGCGACCGCGGATATCGAGATGGCATATACGCTGGCGGATGGACTCGAGTACGTGCGCGCAGGAATCGATGCGGGACTCAGCATCGACGCGTTTGCACCGCGTCTTTCCTTCTTCTGGGCCATCGGCATGAATTTCTTCATGGAGATCGCGAAGATGCGCGCCGCACGCATGCTCTGGGCAAAGATCATCAAGCGTTTCGATCCGCAGAATCCAAAATCCATGTCGCTGCGCACGCATTGCCAGACATCGGGATGGAGTCTGACCGAACAGGACCCGTTCAACAACGTGACACGTACCTGTGTGGAAGCACTCGCAGCGTCGATGGGTCACACGCAGTCGCTGCATACCAATGCCCTCGATGAAGCCATCGCATTGCCGACGGATTTCTCAGCCCGCATTGCGCGCAACACACAGCTGTTCATCCAGGATGAAACCGCGGTGTGTCGCAGCGTCGATCCCTGGGCGGGTTCGTATTACGTCGAACGCCTCACACATGAACTGGCGCACAGGGGGTGGACACTGATCGAGGAAGTCGAGCAGCTCGGCGGAATGACGCGGGCGATTGAAGAGGGACTCCCGAAAATGCGTATTGAGGAAGCGGCCGCCCGGAAACAGGCTCGCATCGATTCCGGAAAAGATGTCATCGTTGGTGTGAACAAGTACCGTCTCGATGAGGAAGACCCGATCGATATTCTCGAAGTCGATAACAGTGCCGTGCTCGAGGCGCAGAAACGCCGGCTTGCGCGGTTGCGCCAAGAACGCGATAATGCTGCTGTCGAAGGTGCGTTGCAGCAGGTGACCCGCACGGCCGAAGGCAGCGGAAATCTACTCGAAGCCTGCGTGAATGCCGCGCGTGTCGGAGCAACCGTCGGCGAAATGTCCGACGCCATGGAAAAAGTTTTCGGAAGGCATCAGGCTGTGATCAGATCCATATCAGGTGTGTACTCGAGTGAAGCGGGCGACGACGACGATTTCGTTGCCGCACGGGCGCTTACTGATCAGTTCGCGGAAAAGGAAGGTCGCCGTCCCCGCGTCATGATTGCGAAGCTGGGACAGGACGGCCATGACCGCGGTGCAAAGGTGATCGCCACGGCCTTCGCCGATCTCGGCTTCGATGTTGATATCGGTCCCCTGTTCCAGACACCGGCTGAAGCAGCACGGCAGGCGGCGGAGAACGATGTGCATATCATCGGCGTCTCCAGCCTCGCTGCGGGACACAAGACGCTGGTGCCCTCGCTGCTTGAAGAACTCCGTGCCGTGGGACGCGATGATATTCTCGTCGTCGTCGGAGGTGTCATACCTGCACAGGATTATGAATATCTCTACAAGAAAGGTGCCGTCGCCGTCTTCGGTCCCGGTACCGTTATTCCTCGTGCTGCGCAGAAGCTGATGCATATCCTGCTTGAGGACTGA
- a CDS encoding NAD+ synthase — MLPQLKLDTSAVADLLTGFVRNEIHRTGITRAVIGLSGGVDSAVSAYLTAEALGADNLLCVMMPYSSSSADSLSHAQLVVDRLGIHSETVDITPMVDPLIATDPEMSNVRRGNIMARERMIVLYDRSSRERALVVGTGNKTEMLLGYSTLFGDSASAVNPLGDLYKTQVWQLARHLGVPDEIVDKAPSADLWTGQTDEAELGFSYQQADELLYFMIDERMDDAQLKKKGFESELIENVRRMVRRNQFKRVPPLIAKVGYRTVNADFRYPRDWGS, encoded by the coding sequence ATGTTACCTCAACTGAAACTTGACACATCGGCCGTTGCGGACCTCCTCACGGGCTTCGTTCGCAACGAGATTCACCGAACAGGTATCACACGCGCGGTTATAGGACTCTCCGGTGGTGTGGATTCCGCCGTATCCGCATATCTGACTGCTGAGGCGCTCGGCGCAGACAATCTGCTCTGCGTCATGATGCCATACAGCAGCAGCAGTGCAGACAGTCTTTCGCACGCGCAGCTTGTCGTTGACCGGCTGGGTATTCACAGTGAGACGGTGGATATCACGCCCATGGTGGATCCGCTTATAGCGACGGACCCCGAAATGTCCAATGTCCGCCGTGGCAACATCATGGCGCGTGAACGGATGATCGTGCTCTACGACAGATCCTCACGTGAGAGAGCTCTCGTCGTCGGTACCGGAAACAAGACGGAGATGCTGCTCGGGTACAGTACCTTGTTTGGCGATTCCGCTTCCGCTGTCAATCCCCTCGGTGATCTTTACAAGACGCAGGTATGGCAGCTGGCCCGGCATCTCGGTGTTCCCGATGAGATCGTAGACAAAGCCCCGAGCGCTGATCTGTGGACAGGACAGACGGATGAAGCCGAGCTGGGGTTTTCCTATCAGCAGGCCGACGAGCTGCTGTATTTCATGATTGATGAGCGCATGGATGATGCGCAGTTGAAAAAGAAAGGGTTTGAATCAGAGCTCATTGAAAACGTGCGACGGATGGTACGGCGCAACCAGTTCAAGCGTGTGCCTCCGCTCATCGCCAAGGTGGGTTATCGAACCGTGAACGCGGATTTTCGCTATCCGCGTGATTGGGGCTCCTGA
- the obgE gene encoding GTPase ObgE, which yields MFVDQVTITVRSGKGGAGCVSFRREKFVPKGGPDGGNGGRGGDVVLVASSQLHTLLDHRYKREYAAPDGAPGEASRRSGKSGSDLRIALPVGTIVRDAESGKMLVDLVEDGQEFIVLQGGIGGRGNAEFATATNQAPRRAETGRLGGEAVLSLELKLLADVGLVGFPNAGKSTLISVISAAQPKIADYPFTTLQPNLGIVRYREYDSFTVADMPGLIEGAHEGKGLGHQFLQHVERTRVLAVLIDCMSTDYPADIDILRHELTNYSQELAMKPWFIAVSKTDVADDETRERIEELSARYDVTVLSFSSVSGEGVSALKDLMWRMIT from the coding sequence GTGTTTGTAGATCAAGTTACCATCACCGTGCGCTCGGGCAAGGGCGGTGCGGGGTGCGTGAGCTTTCGCCGTGAGAAATTCGTTCCGAAAGGCGGACCTGACGGTGGCAATGGCGGACGTGGCGGCGATGTCGTCCTCGTCGCCAGCAGCCAGCTCCACACCCTGCTCGATCACCGGTACAAGCGAGAATATGCAGCGCCGGACGGTGCCCCGGGAGAAGCGTCGCGCCGCAGCGGGAAATCCGGCAGCGATCTGCGCATCGCGTTGCCTGTCGGAACGATTGTGCGCGATGCCGAAAGCGGAAAGATGCTCGTTGACCTTGTGGAGGACGGGCAGGAATTCATTGTGCTACAGGGCGGAATCGGCGGCCGCGGCAATGCGGAGTTCGCCACGGCGACCAACCAGGCGCCACGCCGTGCCGAAACGGGGAGGCTGGGTGGCGAAGCCGTACTGTCTCTCGAATTGAAATTACTGGCGGATGTCGGACTTGTTGGCTTTCCCAACGCGGGGAAGTCCACGCTCATCTCTGTCATTTCCGCTGCGCAGCCCAAAATTGCCGACTATCCGTTCACGACGCTGCAGCCTAATCTCGGAATTGTGCGATACCGCGAGTATGACAGTTTTACCGTGGCGGATATGCCCGGTCTCATCGAAGGCGCCCACGAGGGCAAGGGTCTCGGACATCAGTTCCTCCAGCATGTTGAACGCACCCGCGTTCTTGCTGTTCTCATAGACTGCATGTCCACCGACTATCCCGCCGATATCGACATCCTCCGTCATGAACTGACGAACTACAGCCAGGAGCTCGCCATGAAACCCTGGTTCATCGCGGTTTCGAAAACGGACGTCGCAGATGACGAGACCAGGGAGCGTATCGAAGAGCTCTCTGCGCGGTACGACGTTACGGTGCTCTCTTTCTCCTCTGTAAGCGGGGAAGGCGTCTCTGCATTGAAGGACTTGATGTGGCGCATGATCACCTGA
- a CDS encoding iron ABC transporter permease: MAHDHLTGRKTLSVLGGLSALLVASVLIGLRVGAYDISLPHIFHLLFQRTPSPAEASAYAVLHDIRLPRVLLALLVGGGLSVAGAVFQVLLRNVLADPYILGISGGASVGALVAIATGLSTVALFVQPLFAFVGAVLVVLIVYVVGSRGRVHDNTLLLTGVMIGAFLSAIILALVSTLDRPLRNALFWLIGYLGNATIDEVLLLLPVVFILVVAAMFHAGRLNVLALGATAAQHLGISVRSTTLQLYIIASLLTAAVVSFSGAIGFVGLIIPHMCRRLFGPDHRLHIPASFLSGAVFLIISDIIARSVISPSELPVGAVTAALGAPVFIYLLRRKS, translated from the coding sequence GTGGCGCATGATCACCTGACAGGCAGGAAAACCCTCTCGGTGCTTGGCGGACTTTCGGCGTTACTCGTCGCAAGTGTGCTGATTGGTTTACGCGTAGGCGCATACGATATTTCCCTTCCCCACATTTTTCATCTGCTTTTTCAGCGTACACCCTCTCCCGCAGAAGCTTCCGCCTATGCTGTGCTTCACGACATCAGGCTGCCGCGCGTGCTGCTCGCACTGCTGGTCGGCGGGGGACTCTCGGTTGCCGGCGCCGTCTTCCAGGTGCTTCTGCGCAACGTTCTCGCCGATCCATACATACTCGGAATATCCGGCGGCGCATCCGTCGGTGCGCTCGTGGCCATTGCCACGGGACTCAGTACCGTCGCACTGTTCGTACAGCCCTTGTTCGCTTTTGTCGGCGCCGTCCTTGTCGTACTTATTGTGTATGTCGTCGGAAGCCGCGGACGTGTGCATGACAACACACTTCTGCTCACGGGGGTTATGATAGGCGCATTTCTCTCCGCAATTATTCTCGCGCTCGTATCGACGCTCGATCGTCCCCTGCGCAACGCACTGTTCTGGCTGATAGGTTATCTCGGGAATGCCACCATCGATGAGGTTCTTCTGCTTCTGCCCGTGGTGTTTATTCTCGTCGTCGCGGCAATGTTCCATGCGGGCCGACTCAATGTACTTGCCCTCGGAGCAACAGCCGCTCAGCATCTGGGGATATCCGTGCGGTCCACCACACTGCAGCTCTACATCATCGCCTCGCTGCTGACCGCGGCAGTCGTCAGTTTTTCCGGCGCAATCGGTTTTGTGGGACTCATTATCCCGCACATGTGCCGGCGGCTCTTCGGTCCGGATCACCGGCTGCATATCCCCGCGAGCTTTCTCAGTGGTGCGGTGTTTCTGATAATTTCCGATATTATCGCACGCAGCGTGATTTCTCCCTCAGAACTTCCTGTGGGAGCTGTTACCGCAGCTCTCGGTGCTCCCGTATTCATTTATCTGCTGCGAAGAAAATCCTGA